A region of Solanum dulcamara chromosome 7, daSolDulc1.2, whole genome shotgun sequence DNA encodes the following proteins:
- the LOC129895889 gene encoding HVA22-like protein a → MGGSGGGIGSLLKVIISNFDVLAGPVVSLVYPLYASIRAIETKSPVDDQQWLTYWILYSMITLFELTFAKLIEWLPFWSYAKLISTCWLVIPYFNGAAYVYEHYIRPYIVQRKAVNIWYVPRKKDAFSKPDDILTAAEKYIQEHGTQAFEEMIHKAEGERKTHTSNYVFYDDDYRY, encoded by the exons ATGGGAGGATCTGGAGGAGGTATAGGAAGTTTACTCAAGGTCATAATCAGCAACTTTGATGTTCTTGCTGG GCCGGTGGTTAGTTTGGTGTATCCTTT GTATGCCTCAATTAGGGCTATTGAGACCAAATCCCCTGTAGATGATCAGCAATGGCTTACATACTGGATTTTGTACTCCATGATTACACTCTTTGAGCTGACGTTTGCCAAGCTTATTGAATG GCTTCCTTTCTGGTCATATGCAAAACTGATCTCTACCTGCTGGTTGGTCATACCTTACTTCAATGGTGCCGCGTATGTGTATGAGCATTATATTAGGCCTTATATCGTCCAACGAAAAGCAGTTAACATCTGGTATGTGCCACGAAAGAAAGATGCCTTTAGTAAGCCAGATGACATCCTAACTGCTGCAGagaaatatatacaagaacatGGAACCCAAGCATTTGAGGAGATGATCCACAAG GCTGAAGGAGAACGAAAGACCCATACCAGCAATTACGTATTTTATGATGACGACTACAGATACTGA
- the LOC129895598 gene encoding transcription factor bHLH47, whose translation MDTENPAPTVEKDTTDAETSLDSSHLVKKIQKKVPKRIHKAEREKMKREHLNELFLGLADALELSEQMNGKASVLSEAARFVKDMLSQIKHLRTENTTLLSESQYLSVEKKELEDENTVLEAEISKLQSEVKAREAETNLDLNLAPPESQHTEFASQTNYMRLPASEHAFQQSQIMNPVYVFPLSSNPQAYPAPDAADSMAMPTSTVKKPQPRYPTPTDMWPSQILEKQPQLLRQEVQDGA comes from the exons ATGGATACAGAAAATCCTGCTCCAACAGTTGAAAAGGATACCACAGATGCGGAGACATCATTAGATAG CTCTCATCTTGTCAAGAAGATTCAGAAGAAAGTTCCAAAAAGAATTCACAAAGCTGAGAGAGAGAAAATGAAGAGAGAGCATCTGAATGAGCTTTTTCTTGGTTTGGCTGATGCTCTTG AACTATCTGAGCAGATGAATGGAAAAGCCTCTGTATTGAGTGAAGCTGCTCGATTTGTAAAGGACATGCTTTCTCAGATCAAGCATCTAAGGACAGAAAATACAACTTTGCTGTCTGAATCTCAATAT CTGAGTGTGGAGAAAAAGGAGCTTGAGGATGAAAATACAGTTCTAGAGGCTGAAATTAGCAAACTGCAGAGTGAGGTCAAAGCAAGGGAAGCTGAGACTAATCTTGACCTAAATCTAGCTCCTCCTGAAAGTCAGCACACAGAGTTTGCCTCACAAACTAACTATATGAGATTGCCTGCTTCGGAGCATGCATTTCAGCAGTCACAGATTATGAACCCTGTTTACGTCTTTCCCTTAAGTTCTAATCCTCAGGCTTATCCAGCGCCTGATGCTGCAGATTCCATGGCTATGCCCACATCAACTGTGAAGAAACCACAGCCCAGATATCCCACTCCAACTGATATGTGGCCATCCCAAATCCTTGAAAAGCAGCCTCAGTTATTGCGACAGGAGGTTCAAGATGGTGCATAA
- the LOC129895763 gene encoding PH, RCC1 and FYVE domains-containing protein 1-like encodes MNNLQRNSLGERNVEQAITALKRGSYLLKYGCRGKPKFCPFRLSTDETRLIWYVEKEEKQLQLSQVSRIIPGQRTANFQRFPRPEKEYQSFSLLYGKSSLDLICKDKEEAEVWFVALKALISRVNCQKWTSDIRHDAAYSDGSTSVTQRSSHSTLSSSSGSSSTPYEDPKKNLLGSVPSQSPPKKRLERAFSDYLLYNSAAKCSSHREFAASSLNSRSYGNLDDEIGQSSADTIQISFSSAISSSSQGSFANTDTLCDILMWGEGIGDGLLVGGMCGLGKFEAARRDAPLPRTLESALLLDAQYVACGSRHAVLITKQGEIFSWGEGLSGRLGHGVESDISSPKLIDTLCGLNVTSAACGDYHTCATTISGDLYTWGEGTFNFGLLGHDTGISHWIPKKVRGPLVGKHVSYVSCGPWHSAVITSVGQLFTFGDGTFGALGHGDRSSIGIPREVETLQGQRTVRVACGHWHTAAVVELSYDDSGSCNSPPWKLFTWGNGDDGQLGHNDNASRLTPCNIVQLDGINFSRVACGHSITVALTTLGQVYTMGKADYGQLGIPGSTGKFPCRVQGKITNCFIEEIACGSFHVVSLSSNSELYTWGKGGNGQLGHGDNHDRNTPTLVEALKAKKVKDVVCGNNFTAAICLHREVSVAYNSICAGCQSPFNLRRKRHNCYNCGLVFCKVCTSKRSVRASLAPKMNKPYRVCEDCFTKLNKGLDIGLTCLPPKATIGSLQKNTGERRKETSPSKQKGLLSRLSSFNSLRRSDDQHFRKNQKQDSNSDNVSPIPNGNTQSEVSQTSSPLMSFSSCPEKLSVSFVGSTSHSQAGSPASFESSSSYSVSLRSAFSAQANHEVDLDDSNQTSESLKKEISILKEQVEILTQRSLFLEAELEKKSMQLQEKTEEARMETDKNNAAKEVIKSLMTQVKGNTARAPQDGSAEHLIHSTMIPTVP; translated from the exons ATGAACAACCTACAGAGGAACAGTCTTGGAGAGAGGAATGTGGAACAG GCCATTACAGCCTTAAAAAGAGGATCATACCTACTGAAGTATGGATGCAGAGGAAAGCCAAAGTTCTGCCCTTTTCGTCTTTCTACC GATGAAACAAGACTGATATGGTATGTTGAAAAGGAGGAGAAACAGCTTCAATTGAGTCAGGTTTCAAGGATTATTCCTGGTCAACGAACT GCAAATTTTCAGCGGTTTCCTAGACCTGAGAAAGAATATCAGTCATTTTCACTTCTATATGGCAAAAGTTCCTTGGATTTG ATCTGCAAAGATAAGGAAGAGGCAGAAGTTTGGTTTGTTGCTCTCAAGGCCTTAATATCTCGGGTTAACTGTCAAAAGTGGACAAGCGATATAAGACATGATGCAGCATATTCTGATGGTTCAACTTCTGTGACACAACGAAGTTCTCACTCTACTTTGTCAAGTAGTAGTGGAAGCAGCAGTACACCCTATGAG GACCCAAAGAAAAATCTATTGGGTTCAGTTCCATCTCAGAGTCCTCCAAAAAAGAGATTAGAAAGAGCTTTCTCTGACTATTTACTTTATAATTCAGCCGCAAAATGTTCTTCCCATAGAGAGTTTGCTGCTAGTTCCCTCAACTCAAGATCATATGGAAACTTAGATGATGAAATTGGGCAAAGCTCTGCCGATACTATCCAAATTAGTTTCTCCAGTGCCATTAGTTCATCTAGCCAGGGATCTTTCGCAAATACTGATACCCTTTGTGACATTTTAATGTGGGGAGAAGGAATTGGTGATGGCCTGCTTGTTGGTGGGATGTGTGGACTTGGAAAATTTGAAGCTGCAAGAAGGGATGCACCTTTGCCAAGGACCTTGGAATCAGCATTACTACTTGATGCTCAATATGTTGCTTGTGGGAGCAGACATGCCGTACTAATCACAAAGCAAGGAGAGATTTTTAGTTGGGGAGAGGGGTTAAGTGGCAGACTAGGGCATGGAGTAGAATCTGACATTTCTAGCCCAAAACTTATTGACACTCTCTGTGGGTTGAATGTTACATCAGCAGCATGCGGAGATTATCATACTTGTGCCACAACAATCAGTGGAGATCTCTATACATGGGGTGAGGGTACCTTTAACTTTGGCCTCCTTGGGCATGATACTGGAATCAGTCACTGGATCCCCAAAAAAGTAAGGGGTCCTTTGGTTGGTAAGCATGTCTCGTATGTCTCTTGTGGTCCTTGGCATTCAGCTGTTATAACATCAGTTGGCCAGCTTTTTACTTTTGGTGATGGAACATTTGGTGCTCTAGGTCATGGGGATCGTAGTAGCATTGGTATTCCTAGGGAAGTTGAAACTCTACAAGGACAAAGAACAGTTAGAGTGGCATGTGGGCATTGGCACACTGCAGCTGTGGTAGAGCTCTCTTATGACGATTCCGGCTCTTGTAATTCCCCACCTTGGAAGCTTTTCACCTGGGGAAATGGGGATGACGGACAACTTGGACACAACGATAATGCTTCTAGACTCACTCCATGCAACATTGTACAGTTGGATGGCATTAACTTCAGTAGAGTAGCCTGTGGCCATAGTATTACAGTTGCTCTGACAACATTAGGGCAAGTATATACAATGGGGAAAGCTGATTATGGGCAACTAGGAATTCCTGGAAGTACTGGGAAGTTTCCTTGTCGTGTTCAAGGAAAAATTACAAATTGTTTCATTGAAGAAATAGCTTGTGGCTCTTTCCATGTTGTGTCCCTGAGCTCTAACTCTGAGCTTTACACGTGGGGAAAGGGAGGAAATGGACAGCTAGGACATGGGGACAATCATGATAGGAACACTCCTACACTGGTTGAAGCGCTGAAAGCAAAAAAAGTAAAGGATGTGGTCTGTGGAAATAATTTTACTGCTGCCATTTGTTTACACAGAGAAGTGTCTGTTGCTTATAATTCCATATGTGCTGGATGCCAGAGTCCATTTAATCTTAGACGAAAACGTCATAACTGCTACAACTGTGGGCTTGTCTTTTGCAAAGTATGCACCAGTAAAAGATCTGTAAGAGCTTCTTTGGCTCCAAAAATGAACAAACCTTATCGTGTGTGTGAAGATTGTTTTACTAAATTGAACAAGGGCTTGGATATTGGATTGACTTGTCTACCACCGAAGGCCACTATTGGAAGCTTACAGAAGAATACTGGAGAAAGGAGGAAAGAGACCTCACCTTCCAAACAAAAAGGCCTTCTCTCTAGGCTGTCTTCATTCAATTCACTCAGACGGTCTGACGATCAACATTTTAGAAAGAACCAAAAGCAAGATTCAAACTCTGACAATGTCTCTCCAATTCCTAATGGCAATACTCAGAGTGAAGTATCTCAAACATCAAGCCCATTGATGTCTTTTTCTAGCTGCCCTGAGAAATTGTCTGTTTCTTTTGTTGGATCAACAAGTCATTCTCAAGCTGGTTCTCCTGCTTCTTTTGAATCAAGTTCATCTTATTCTGTGTCACTGAGATCTGCTTTTTCTGCACAAGCAAATCACGAAGTGGATCTTGATGATTCAAATCAAACAAGTGAAAGTCTGAAAAAGGAAATTTCAATATTGAAGGAGCAG GTAGAGATTCTTACCCAGAGATCCCTATTCTTAGAGGCTGAGCTTGAGAAAAAATCAATGCAACTACAAGAGAAAACTGAAGAGGCTAGAATGGAAACAGACAAAAATAATGCTGCTAAGGAAGTCATCAAATCTCTAATGACGCAG GTAAAGGGCAACACTGCAAGAGCACCTCAGGATGGTTCTGCAGAACATCTGATCCATTCGACGATGATACCTACAGTGCCTTGA